A region from the Lolium perenne isolate Kyuss_39 chromosome 4, Kyuss_2.0, whole genome shotgun sequence genome encodes:
- the LOC127349031 gene encoding protein STRICTOSIDINE SYNTHASE-LIKE 13, with translation MEEKKQRKGRGRDGGLVQYPHLFFAALALALLFMDPFHLGPLAGIDYRPVKHELAPYREVMARWPRDNGSRLRHGTLEFVDEVFGPESIEFDRHGRGPYAGIADGRVVRWMGDKAGWETFAVMNPDWSEKVCANGVESTTRKQHVKEQWCGRPLGLRFHRDTGELFIADAYYGLMAVGESGGVATSLARQAGGNPIHFANDLDIHMNGSIFFTDTSTRYSRKDHLNILLEGEGTGRLLRYDPETRAAHVVLNGLVFPNGVQISQDQQFLLFSETTNCRIMRYWLDGPRAGEAEVFANLPGFPDNVRLNRKGQFWVAIDCCRTPAQEVFARRPWLRAAYFKLPVSMKTLGQMVSMKMYTLLALLDGEGNVVEVLEDRGGEVMKLVSEVREVDRRLWIGTVAHNHIATLRYPLE, from the exons atggaagagaagaagcagCGGAAGGGACGAGGACGCGATGGCGGCCTGGTGCAGTACCCGCACCTCTTCTTCGCGGCCCTGGCGCTGGCCCTACTCTTCATGGACCCATTCCACCTCGGCCCGCTGGCCGGGATCGACTACCGGCCGGTGAAGCACGAGCTGGCGCCATACAGGGAGGTCATGGCGCGCTGGCCGAGGGACAACGGCAGCCGGCTCAGGCACGGCACGCTCGAGTTCGTCGACGAGGTGTTCGGGCCGGAGTCCATCGAGTTCGACCGCCATGGCCGCGGGCCCTACGCCGGGATCGCCGACGGCCGCGTCGTGCGGTGGATGGGGGACAAGGCCGGGTGGGAGACGTTCGCCGTCATGAATCCTGACTG GTCGGAGAAAGTTTGCGCCAATGGAGTGGAGTCGACGACGAGGAAGCAGCACGTGAAGGAGCAGTGGTGCGGCCGGCCTCTCGGGCTGAGGTTCCACAGGGACACCGGCGAGCTCTTCATCGCCGACGCGTACTACGGGCTCATGGCCGTCGGCGAAAGCGGCGGAGTGGCGACCTCCCTGGCGAGGCAGGCTGGCGGGAACCCGATCCACTTCGCGAACGACCTCGACATccacatgaacggctcgattttcttcacCGACACGAGCACGAGATACAGCAGAAA GGACCATTTGAACATCTTGCTCGAAGGAGAAGGCACGGGGAGGCTGCTGAGATACGACCCAGAAACCCGTGCCGCTCATGTCGTGCTCAACGGGCTGGTCTTCCCAAACGGCGTTCAGATTTCGCAGGACCAGCAGTTCCTCCTCTTCTCCGAGACAACAAACTGCAG GATAATGAGGTACTGGCTGGATGGGCCAAGAGCCGGCGAGGCGGAGGTGTTCGCGAACCTGCCGGGGTTCCCCGACAACGTGCGGCTGAACAGAAAGGGGCAGTTCTGGGTGGCGATCGACTGCTGCCGGACGCCGGCGCAGGAGGTGTTCGCGCGGAGGCCGTGGCTGCGAGCCGCCTACTTCAAGCTCCCGGTGTCGATGAAGACGCTGGGGCAGATGGTGAGCATGAAGATGTACACGCTCCTCGCGCTGCTGGACGGCGAGGGGAACGTCGTGGAGGTGCTGGAGGACCGGGGCGGCGAGGTGATGAAGCTGGTGAGCGAGGTGAGGGAGGTGGACCGGAGGCTGTGGATCGGGACCGTCGCGCACAACCACATCGCCACGCTCCGGTACCCGTTGGAATAG
- the LOC127296119 gene encoding histone H4 translates to MSGRGKGGKGLGKGGAKRHRKVLRDNIQGITKPAIRRLARRGGVKRISGLIYEETRGVLKIFLENVIRDAVTYTEHARRKTVTAMDVVYALKRQGRTLYGFGG, encoded by the coding sequence ATGTCGGgccgcggcaagggaggcaaggggctGGGCAAGGGCGGCGCCAAGCGCCACCGCAAGGTGCTCCGCGACAACATCCAGGGCATCACCAAGCCGGCGATCCGCCGCCTGGCGCGCCGCGGCGGCGTGAAGCGCATCTCGGGGCTCATCTACGAGGAGACCCGCGGCGTGCTCAAGATCttcctcgagaacgtcatccgcgacGCCGTCACCTACACCGAGCACGCACGCCGCAAGACCGTCACCGCCATGGACGTCGTCTACGCGCTCAAGCGCCAGGGACGCACCCTCTACGGCTTCGGAGGCTGA
- the LOC127296120 gene encoding uncharacterized protein, with protein MDREWGSKPGSGGAATAQNEAIDRRERLRRLAMETIDLAKDPYFMRNHLGSYECKLCLTLHNNEGNYLAHTQGKRHQTNLAKRAAREAKDAPAQPQPNKRKVGPRKSVKIGRPGYTVTKQYDPDTKQHSFLFEIEYQEIEDNSKPRHRFMASYEQKIQSWDKNFQYLLFAADPYETIGFKIPSTEIDKSTDKFFSYWDPDKKSYIMQLYFKPRPPEANRQPAAPGTVPNGTEGPPGAPPRPPPHPQAPPPPPPHAPMGMPHRIPPPPMNGFQPPPPIANGPPRSIPPPPPSGGAMANFTPGAPPPRPPMQGFPGPQQ; from the exons ATGGATCGCGAGTGGGGCTCCAAGCCCGGCagcggcggcgccgccaccgcccAGAATGAGGCCATCGACCGGCGGGAGCGCCTCCGCCGCCTCGCCATGGAGACCATCGACCTCGCCAAGGACCCCTACTTCATGCGCAACCATCTCGGCAG CTACGAGTGCAAACTCTGTCTGACGCTGCACAACAACGAGGGGAACTACCTGGCGCACACGCAGGGGAAGCGGCACCAGACCAAcctcgccaagcgcgccgcccgCGAGGCCAAGGACGCGCCCGCGCAGCCCCAGCCGAACAAGCGCAAGGTCGGGCCCCGCAAGTCTG TTAAGATTGGCAGACCTGGGTATACAGTAACTAAACAGTATGATCCTGACACGAAGCAACACTCGTTTCTTTTCGAG ATTGAGTACCAAGAAATCGAAGATAATAGCAAGCCAAGGCACCGTTTCATGGCGTCATATGAACAG AAAATCCAATCTTGGGACAAGAATTTTCAATATCTACTTTTCGCGGCAGATCCGTACGAAACCATTGGCTTTAAG ATACCAAGCACAGAGATTGACAAATCAACAGACAAGTTTTTCTCATATTGGGATCCAGACAAGAAGTCGTACATT ATGCAACTATACTTCAAGCCAAGACCACCGGAGGCTAACAGACAACCAGCTGCTCCTGGGACTGTCCCAAATGGGACAGAAGGCCCTCCTGGTGCTCCTCCAAGGCCACCGCCCCATCCACaagctccaccgccacctccaccgcaTGCACCTATGGGGATGCCCCATAGGATCCCGCCACCACCAATGAATGGCTTTCAACCTCCACCTCCGATTGCAAATGGTCCTCCGCGATCAATACCACCTCCACCTCCTTCTGGTGGTGCAATGGCTAACTTCACTCCTGGGGCGCCTCCGCCACGCCCTCCGATGCAAGGCTTTCCTGGGCCTCAGCAGTAG